One Hordeum vulgare subsp. vulgare chromosome 4H, MorexV3_pseudomolecules_assembly, whole genome shotgun sequence DNA window includes the following coding sequences:
- the LOC123446201 gene encoding basic blue protein-like → MAAGGRGSAGSKALVAGAAFLCVAAVLLAATPAAEAGATTYLVGDAAGWTRNVDYGGWLAGKTFRAGDVLVFKYNSTFHDVAWVSKGGYKRCIVSPKGFAPVYRNGYDAVGLPRGTHYFICGVPGHCSAGMKLAVTVY, encoded by the exons ATGGCGGCTGGGGGAAGAGGCAGTGCTGGCAGTAAGGCGCTTGTCGCCGGCGCCGCGTTCCTGTGCGTGGCCGCGGTGCTCCTGGCggccacccccgccgccgaggCGGGGGCGACGACGTACCTTGTTGGCGACGCCGCCGGATGGACGCGCAACGTGGACTACGGAGGGTGGCTGGCCGGCAAGACCTTCCGCGCCGGCGACGTGCTCG TGTTCAAGTACAACAGCACGTTCCACGACGTGGCGTGGGTGAGCAAGGGCGGGTACAAGAGATGCATCGTGTCGCCCAAGGGGTTCGCCCCGGTGTACCGCAACGGCTACGACGCGGTCGGGCTGCCCAGGGGCACGCACTACTTCATCTGCGGCGTGCCGGGCCACTGTAGCGCCGGCATGAAGCTCGCCGTCACCGTCTACTGA